The sequence CGCGTCCACCATCGCGCGCTCGACGGATCGGCGTCCCATGGAGACCGACGGCGTCGTCGCCATGGTGCGGTGGCTGGGCTATCCCCTCGAAGCGTTCTCGGAGACCAACTACCATCTGATGCCGCTGGAGATGAAGCCGCCGGGACCGGGTCGGCTCGACACGCGCGCTCTCCACGACGCGATCAACGTCCGACGACAGAAGCTCGGAATGACCTGGCAGGCATTGGCGGAAGAGCTCGGCGTCGCGGCGGGGCAGTTGACCTATCTCGCGAAAGGCGGTCGGATCGCCGTCGGAATGCTGATGGCGATTCTGCTGTGGCTCGAGATGCCCAGCGGCGAGTTCGTCCGCGATTTCAGCCGGAGGAGCGAGACGGCGCGTCTACGTTGACGACAGGCTGTATGGTGTGCTAAGCTGTCACGTGACACGCAGAGCCGCCGCCGCGTCGAGGACGATTGCCAGTGAGCCGGAACCCACAGAACCGCCGCTACGTATGGCTGGCGCTTGCGCTCGCGATCTTTGCGCTGCTCGTGCTTGCGCCTGGCCATGTCGCATCGCATCAGCTGGTTGACGCGCACCATCCGTGCGCGCTATGCCTCTGGTACGTCGTCGTCGGGCAGTCGTTGGCGGCGATCGCCTTCTCGATCGTGCCGACGACCGCGCCGCTCTCATCCTGCCCGCCAACTGCGGTCTTGCTGCCCGTCCTGCGTCTAGCTGGCGCCCGCCTGTCCCGCGCTCCTCCGCTCGTCTGATCACCACTCCGATTCTTGAGTTCGCTTGGACCTCGACCGCAGACGCAAAGCGAGGAGCCTGCATGCGCGTGTACACGTGTCTCGTCGTGGCAATCGGCCTCATCATCGGACCCGTCCTGAGGGCACGCGCCCACGAGGCGTCATCGACGGCGACGGGTATTGCGAACCGCTTCAATCCGGCGATCAGCCTGAACTCTCTCATCCTGGTCCGAGCGGGCGCGGGCGAAGCCGAGGATGCGCCGGTCGAAGACTCCGAACACGCATCTCCCACCAGGGGTCTGATGGTCCAGGAGTCCGAGCTCCAGTTGACCGCGTTTGCCGATCCCTACCTCAAAGCTGACTTCATCTACTCGCAGCACGGTATCGAGGGCATCGAGCTCGAAGAAGGGACGGTCAGCGCCCAGACCATGCCCGCCGGATTCGGACTCCGCCTCGGAAGGATCAAGACGGAGTTCGGCAAGCACAATCCCCTGCATTCCCACGCCTTCCCATTCGTCGAGCCACCGATGATCCTCGATTCGGTCTTCGGCGAGGAAGGGCTGAGCGAAATCGCCGTCGAGTTGAGCCTGCTACTGCCCGCGCCGTGGTACTCGGAAGTCCTCGCTGGCGTCGCGAGCGGTGACAACGAGGTCCTCTTCCACAGCGAACGCGCCCGTGACCTGGGCTATGCCGGCAGATGGCGCAACGTGTTCGACCTGCGCCCGACGACGACGCTCGATATCGGGCTGTCTGGCGTCGCTGGACGCAACGAGGAAGCCGGCGCCACGTCGAGAGTCGTCGGGGCGGACCTGACGCTCAAGCACAAACCGCTGTCGGCGGTCCACGGCAAGGCGGTCCTTCAGGGCGAATACGTGCGGGCGAATGTCGCCGACGTCGTCGCGACCGGCGGCTATGGGGCCGCCCAGTACCAGATCACCCGCCGCTGGTGGGTCCAAGGAGGCTTCGACTGGGCGACGCCCTTCGGCGCGGACGGGTCGAGCCAACGCATCCGCGCGGCGGTCGCCCTCGTCCCAACGGAGTTCTCGGTGCTCAAGGCGCAATACTCCGGAAACCGGCACTACGGCGAGGACACGGAACACGAGCTTTTGCTTCAACTGAACACGACAATCGGGGCCCATCCGGCGCATGCCTACTGAAGACAAGGGAGAGGGCAACCGCATGAAACGCATCCACTGCCTGGTTCTTTCCGTCGGTATGGTCGCGCTTGCAGCCGCGCAGCCGGCGTTTGGTCTCCGCGTCGTCACGACGACACCCGACCTCGCGGCGATCACGCGCGCTGTCGGCGGCTCGCAGGTGACCGTCTCCTCGATCGCTCTGGGGGTTCAGGACCTGCACAAGATCGAAGCCAAGCCGAGCTTCATCCGTGACGTCAGCAAGGCGGACCTCGTCATCTTCAACGGGCTGGAACTCGAGATCGGATGGCTGCCGCTGCTCATCGAAGGGGCTCGCAATCCGAAGGTGCGCCCTGGCTCCAAGGGTAGCCTCGACGCCTCGACTGACGTGAAGGTCATCGAGAAACCCACCGGCGCGCTCGACCGCTCACAAGGCGACGTGCATCCCGACGGGAACCCGCATTACCTCCTCGATCCCCGCAACGGCGTTATCGTCGCGCGGACGATCGCCCAGAAGCTGTCCGAGCTGGATGGCGCGAACCGCGCCGAGTACGAACGCGGTCTCGCCGAGTTCACGCGGGACATGAACGCGCGCATCGCCCGATGGGAAACGCGCCTCGCCGTCGTCCAAGACATGCCCGTCGTCGCCTATCACAAGACGTGGGAGTATCTGTCAGCTTGGGCGAAGTTCCGCATCATCGACTACGTCGAGGAGAAGCCGGGCATCCCGGGCTCGCCGAGACACATCGCGTCCGTCATCAAGCGGATCGGCGACGAAGACGCGCTCGCAGTGATCGGAGCCATCTACGATCCGCGCAAGGAGCGCGAGACCATTGCGAGGCGCACCAGCATCGCGGACGTGACGCTCCCGTCGTCCGTCGGCGCGGAGAAGGGAGTCGACACGTACCCGGCTCTGTTTGAAGCCATCGTGTCGCGGCTGACGCAGGTGTCCGAAGGAGCGCGGCGGTGACGGAGTTCGTTCAGTTGATGGCGGCTCCGTTCGCCGCGTGCCTCGTGCTGGTTGGGATTCACGCCTACCTGGGTATCCACGTCCTGGCGCGTGGGGTCATCTTCGTCGACCTGGCACTGGCGCAGATCGCCGCCCTCGGCGCGGCAGTCGGAACGCTGCTGGGTCTGGAGTTCGGGTCGAACGGATCGTATGCCGTCGCGCTCGCGTTCACCTTCCTCGGCGCGG comes from Candidatus Poribacteria bacterium and encodes:
- a CDS encoding zinc ABC transporter substrate-binding protein, encoding MPTEDKGEGNRMKRIHCLVLSVGMVALAAAQPAFGLRVVTTTPDLAAITRAVGGSQVTVSSIALGVQDLHKIEAKPSFIRDVSKADLVIFNGLELEIGWLPLLIEGARNPKVRPGSKGSLDASTDVKVIEKPTGALDRSQGDVHPDGNPHYLLDPRNGVIVARTIAQKLSELDGANRAEYERGLAEFTRDMNARIARWETRLAVVQDMPVVAYHKTWEYLSAWAKFRIIDYVEEKPGIPGSPRHIASVIKRIGDEDALAVIGAIYDPRKERETIARRTSIADVTLPSSVGAEKGVDTYPALFEAIVSRLTQVSEGARR